In the genome of Brachypodium distachyon strain Bd21 chromosome 3, Brachypodium_distachyon_v3.0, whole genome shotgun sequence, the window GAGAACCCGCCGGCGTTCTCGCCGATTGAGCTCCGGGCGCTCCTCGACGGGCACCACCTGAGGGAGCGCGACTGGTTGTTCGGCGCGATGGAGGAGAGCCCGCTGTTCTGCCCCCgacgcgtcggcggcggcggcggtggcgggaaGGTGTTTGTGTCGCCGGACTACAACGAGGGGAAGGAGGGGCAGCGGGAGGCCACCATGCGGCGGATCGCGTACCTGACGGGTCGAGGCGTGTTCCGGGGCTGGCTCACGGAGCCAGGGCCCGACGCCGAGCTTCGCAAGCTCGCGATGCTCGACTGCCTCGGCGTCTACGATCATTCCCTCGCCATCAAGGTCGGCGTCCACTTCTTCCTCTGGTACGCAGTTTTCAGTTCCCCTTTATTTCTGAATTACAATTGTTTACTTACCAATTACCATTTACCATATAGTTACATGCATTTTCTGCAAACTATTTCAAATCTACTCTTGTTAGACAATATGTCGGAGAACGTGTGCCAcctactacctctgttcctaattcataaatataagatgttctagctttttcttaagtcaaacttcttaaaatttgaccaagtttatagaaaattatgcttttttttgcgagaatatagaaaatatatactaatatctacaatatcaaataactactatgaacatatatatacaatatcaaatatcaagtactccctccagccggaattacttgtcgcagatttagtacaaccggagggagtacatgatttgTTCTGTTTCGCTTGGTTCTGGAGTTCCACAGGCTCCACGTATGTTCAAGATACTGTTGGTTCACTGGCATGGAAATTTGAGTATTCTCGTTCGGCATTTCATCCGGTTATTTATATGCATCTCTTGTCTTTCTGTTGTGCTGGACTGGTAACTTCTAATGCATAACCAGAGTCCAGAGCTGACAACTAATGGTACTAGTGTTGTCTAGCTGGAAACTATGAGCCTGTGACTCATATCAGCACGTTCGGCACTTCTTTTTATGATGTTAAAGCTAGCATCTTATCTCTCAGATGCATTACATGAGAATATCTTATTAGTTATCTTGTTAGGTGGCTCCACGGCTCCTACAATACAATACCTGGTTCAAGTATAGAATTTTATCTCCCACACACTTTATTAGTTATCTTGCTACCTGGCTTATATAAGGCCATTATCTATACTGGATTCATGTAAAGAATGTTATCTCCCACTCGTACATTATTGTAACTCTCTCTGTATGGTGTTTCTCCTGTTATGAACTGAGGAATCCCCTCATATCGATTATCTAGCATGATAAATTACAGAGGCATTATTAGCTGGGAACTGGTTTAGCCCCTTATATAAACTATTCTTTATTGCATAATTTTTCCTCTGTATGGAATGCTTGCATACTAAGTATACTAAAAAGAGGGAGTATGTCCTTTTCTAATATAACTTAAAACAGGAACATGTATAGTTCTCTTTCTCTATGATTTTCaccttatttatttttatttatttgtacACTTAAGGGGCAGCGCTATCAAATTTCTTGGAACGAAGCGCCACCACGACAAATGGTTGGTGGAAACAGAAAACTATGTTATCAAAGGTTGTTTTGCAATGACTGAGCTGGGCCATGGGAGCAATGTAAGTGGTGAGAGAGTCTGTTCTTTATTGTGTAAATATATTAGCTGTACTGATGAGGTTTTCCTCTTGTATTGACAAATTCAAGGTACGAGGAATTGAGACAATAGCAACTTATGATTCCAAATCAAGAGAGTTTGTCATAAATACTCCTTGCGAATCAGCTCAGAAGTACTGGATCGGCGGAGCAGCTAATGTGAGATTAAATTTCACTTATCTTGTTATGTAAGTATGTGCTCTGCATTTCGTTATAACCGATTATACGTTTTGATTTCCTTTTACAGCATGCTACACATACAATAGTCTTTGCTCAGCTTCATATAAATGGAAGAAACGAAGGAGTTCATGCTTTCGTAGCTCAGATTAGGGATCAAGATGAAAGTGTATTGCCTAATATCCACATAGCTGACTGCGGCCATAAGATTGGACTAAATGGTGTTGATAATGGTCGGATTTGGTGAGTTATTTGCATTTTGTAGATTCCTTTTTTCCGAATGTGCGGCATGGACTGtatatttgtttttgtgaggggaaaaactgtaggagaggctctggcattatatatatttatcaTCCAAGTTTTACTGTCCTATCAGGTTTCAGAATGTACGTGTTCCTCGAGAGAACTTGCTGAATCTGGTTGCTGATGTTTTGCCAGATGGGGAATATGTTAGCATGATAGATAACCCAGATCAGGTAACCAACCCCTTCTCTTTTTATCTCACATACATAGAGAAGTGGGAGGGAGAGCTGTGAACAAAGCATCACAGTTTGCTTTAATTTATTCTTACTTTCAtaatttgaccaagtttttTATTGTGCAGAGGTTTGCAGCATTTTTGTCTCCCCTTACGCTTGGTCGAGTCAATATTGCGGTTAACTCTGTTTATATTTCAAAGGTTTGTTGCGATGCCTTTCCTTTCACTGCCAGCTTATGGAGCTATATACTATTTACATCCTTACACATGGATTGTGTGCATTCATCGACCAACCTTCGTAGTTGTGTCTGCTGAAATACATTAGTTACAAGGAAAAATCTATCGACATCTAGAACTCTAAATTAGATTTCTTAAATCTgtcattatatatattttcatagtatattCATCTGATATTATAGATCTTAGTAGATTTATCTATaagttggtcaaacttgaagaagtttgacttaggaggACAAAGGTAGGACTTCTTATATGTAAGAACGAGGGAGTATGTGTTTTCAAGAGTGAAATAGTCCTTCCACTGTGGTGAGTCCGTGGATTCAACATATATCCAACACAATAAAGTTGCACAGTGCAACAGGTCATATAACTCGGCCAAGCATGACAGCGGAGCAAATGGCATGGTACAACTCGAACATGACGAAACTGAGACGTGAAACATGCCAAGGCAGAGTTCGGCTAAGTGCAACAACTAGAAAATGATGACATAGCATAGTTCTAGCTTGGCATTGATCAATTGATCATGAGTACAGAAGGCAGCGGCTCACCCTACCAAACATGTTTGAGGTATATCCTGTCGACGATCCGTCTAGGGGGTATGTCTTTCGTTGATCTTGCGAATACGTAGGGGTATGTCTTTCGTCGACCTTGCGAATACACATGGTCGGGTGTCTTGAGTGACACGGGGAAACCTCAACTGTACTTCAAAGACACTAATCTACCTAGGTACGAGCCCCCTCAGAAGGGTAACAGCTCTGCATCCTGCTTATATGTATTATCTTAAGGAAACAACTGGAAAAGGTGGCTAATGTAGATGTGATGTAGTCCTAGGCTCCTAGCTACTCGGCGATCTCCTTAGCTTCTCTTTCTGCTGACCTCTTTTTTGGGTCCTAGGTTCTTTATAAATGTGAGTTGTGACATGCCTTGGGGCTTACGGTCCGGAACCCGTCTTCTAGTAGGACTCAAGAACAGCATCGACCAAGGGAAAGGGAAGGTCTCCGTAGTTGATATGAGTGCTGGTTCCTACAAGGCATATTCCTTATCTGCCCTGAGCCTTCCCTTGTGTACTGCCATACTGGAACCCTATAGGGTATATGGTCGTCCTATGTTTATACGGTATAGAATATAGTAGTTGTCCACTACTCATTAACATATCCCTGAAACTGAAAGTTGCATAGCCCTGTCCATGTCATTCttccaaccaaacacatgGATGAGTTCAGAAAGGTGGATTGCCCCAATCCATCCACCTTTATCCCTCCAACCAACTAAATCAGGAGGAATTTACTTTTCAATGTATCATTTTCCATGCCTACATATTATTTTAACATGTTTATatacttttttctttctggtgCTTACAGGTAGGCCTAGCAATTGCTGTGAGATATGCTTTGTCAAGGAGGGCCTTTTCGATTACACCGGATGGTCCTGAAATGCTGTTACTTGATTATCCCAGTCACCAGCGACGCCTCCTACCTTTGCTCGCAAAAGTGTAACCTACTAGCTTGCCTTGGTTTATAGTACTTTCAGTCAACATGTATGCTTGTTTTTCATAAGAGGATAGTTCTTGCATGGTTGAATTTGTGGTGCTAGCTTTCCTGTTTTTAGTGCTTGCTAATCGGTTACCTTTGTTGCTCTAATATTTGGTAGTGGACTAGATCCGAGTATTCTAGTTGTGAAATGCAAATATGTATAGTTTAGTTATGTCATTATAGGACATTTGATGCACAACTATTTCACCCTCTGTAATTGGACTCAGTAATGCAAACTTTCATTTCTGCCAATGTTTTCGCTGCTACTTGGTAGAGACCATCATATGCTaaaatgatttttgttttgttttgtagaTGTCTGATGAGCAGCGCTGGTAATTTTATGAAAAAGATGTATGTGAAGAGAACCCCTGAAGCTAGTAAAGCAATACACATTTACTCTAGTGCTCTGAAAGCTACACTAACCTGGCAGAATATGACCACGCTTCAGGTATTGTTAAGAGGGGTATGGGTAGTTTTCCTATATTTAGATCAATTTTTCTCACTGGGTTTTCTTGTACTTATCTTAGGAGTGTCGTGAGGCCTGTGGTGGCCAAGGTTTGAAGACTGAGAACCGTGTAGGAATATTTAAAGCTGAATTTGATGTCCAGTCTACATTTGAGGGGGACAATAATGTTCTACTGCAGCAGGTTATTTTACTTGCGGTTGTTCATTGGCCATGCATGTGTTCTCAAAAAGACTGTAAGCTTAGCTTGGTTGTAACTATTTAAAATTCTTGACTCAGGTAAGCAAAGCCCTGTACGCTGAATTCATAGCAAcacaaaggaagaagaagccgttCAAGGGATTGGGATTGGAACATTTGAACGGTCCTTGCCCTATTATTCCTGATAGCCTGACAAGTGGCATATTAAGGAGCTCCAAGTTCCAGGTAAAGGATCTCTGATGAGTTTGTTAGTGATAAGATGTCACTATCGTGGGATAAATCTTTATACTGGCTATGTACATATCGATAGATGGATTTGTTCTGCTTAAGGGAGCGCAATTTACTAAAACAATTCACTGAGGATGTATCTCACCATCTGGCACAAGGGGAAAGCAGAGAGAAGGCTTTGATGCTGGTACAACTCACTTTGCACTGCATATTATCTTGCTGATCTAAACTTCCTTTAAGACTAATTTGAATAATATCCATCCAGAGCTACCAAATTGCTGAAGACTTGGCTAGAGCATTTACTGAGCGCACAATTTTACAAATATTTTTGGAGGACGAGATGAATGCTACTGCTGGTTCTTTAAAGGTATAGGCACTTCCCTTTTATTAGTTAATGATGAGAGGATGGCCAAAATCTCCTGTCATCAAACCTTTCTTTACTTTAGCATCAGAATTATGTGTAAGTTCTTATTGTAAAAGTAATCTTTGTCTCATACTTGGTCGGAACGAAAATCTTAATGTCATCTTGACTTTGTCATTTGTAGGACGTATTGGGCTTACTGAGGTCTATGTATGTCATGACCTGCATCGATGAATCTGCATCTTTTCTGAGATATGGTTATTTGTCACGGGACAATGTAGCCACTGTGAGGAAAGAAGTCATGACACTATGCAGTAATCTCAGGCCCCATGTGCTTGCTATTGTCAGTTCTTTTGGAATCCCCGATGCCTTCCTTAGCCCACTTGCTTTTGACTGGATCGAGGCAAATGCGCTATCTTCGTCAAGCCAATGACTTTACCCCTTCAGATACCACTGAGAGGTAGTCCTGTGAAAATGCTATGGATGGGCGGTCAACCACACATCACATTCATAGACAGGTGCATCTGTTGCTTCCTGTCGTTTACACAGTTTGCAATAATTGTTTGTTCAAGTGTACAGTCGAAGATGCTGACCTATACGGAAAAGGGAGTTATATGTATACATCAGTTCATGTATTAGCTCTGTTTATATTATCGCATAAACTGAATAAGTGTATGTAACCCTGCACTGCATCTGCATGTACCAGGCAGGGACTTACATCGGAAATAACTCAGGCAGTGCTGTAGCCTGTAGCTCTTGTACAAGTTGAATTTCCGCTGTCCAGTGTCATTGAGAATACGAAGCTAGCATGTATCTACTGGTGTGTCAAATGACACAGAGAAATTCTTGCCAATCCTCCTTGGAATAGAGAAATGCTCTTAGTATATACAATGACACCAGTAAATTCTAAAGAGTGATCCCTACGGTGTATCCTGGCTTCGCTCCTGACTGAAACCCACACAAGATTAAGGGATGTCATAGTAGTCATACTCACACCATTGGAACTGAGCACAACATCAGAAGCACACATTGGTCTGTAGCTTGTAAACTACTCAGGAGAAAACATGGCCAAAGAAGAAGCACAGTTTGCATACAAGGAGTCAGGGAGGTGGTGGACTGGTGGCTAGGGCTGCAAGCCGAGGTGTTTTCCATCAAAGAGGTCAAAATCAGTCGATAGAGAATGAGTTTTTGACCTCTTTGAGCCCGGTTTTGAGTTTGGGGATAATCTGAACGAAATCAAAGTTTGGAGTTTAAGAGGGTAATTAAAAGTTGGACTTGTCTGTAAAATGGAGCTTAGCATGAAGTGGGATTTGGTTCCCAAATTAAACCCGCACGTCCTAAGATTGATAGGATGGTATTTTAACGGCGATCGATGTGCCGCACAACGACAATGCCGCATCTCATGAGTCACCGGCAACAATCCTTTGCGAAGACGTCAAGTACAAGAATAAGTGGCGATTCCCCAACATTCAGAAGGATACGGACAGTGTTTGCACTTGAATATTCCCGACAATCTCATCGGAGCATGCAGCGCACCGCGCGAGATTCAAATAGCATATGTTTCTTTTGCACCGTCAGGATGCGTTTGTTAATCCGTTTCACCGTCCCTTTGCTCCCTGCGTCTTTCCAGCTCGACCCCCAAAGCATAGATGGAAAAACAAATCatcaaagtaaaaaaaatgccaaTGCGTGACTGTGTTGACACGTACGCAAATTGACAACCACTCCACGTGCCTAGTTTGCTATCTCAATTAAGCACCTCGTAACCAACCAGAGCAGTATATATTTATTGACAAAAAGATGGAACAAACAGGTTCGCCAGGGCATGCACAATGAATGATTTGATAAAACTGTATTCTCTGCGGTGTTTCGTGCCATTTGcataaaacaacaacatatgTCGTACAATATCTTTTAGTGCCGTATCTTACAATTAATGactagatgaataaaattaattaaataaatgttaagaaaaagtgaaatctagtacaatgtgaaatttgttttttttttgccttttactttttgtgaagagatcatctcttaactacttcctctgatcctaaatttcttgactcaaatttggccaaatatggatgtatctattcttaaaaaacgtctagatacatgtaatattttgacaacaatttaggatcggagggagtaaagaACGGTGATGCATTTCTTCACCCCTTTCTCTTCGACACAAGCAT includes:
- the LOC100840647 gene encoding acyl-coenzyme A oxidase 3, peroxisomal gives rise to the protein MDPSPAAAARRAAAICRHLDGLSTGAAAVAALQSSPCLSYAPPESTENPPAFSPIELRALLDGHHLRERDWLFGAMEESPLFCPRRVGGGGGGGKVFVSPDYNEGKEGQREATMRRIAYLTGRGVFRGWLTEPGPDAELRKLAMLDCLGVYDHSLAIKVGVHFFLWGSAIKFLGTKRHHDKWLVETENYVIKGCFAMTELGHGSNVRGIETIATYDSKSREFVINTPCESAQKYWIGGAANHATHTIVFAQLHINGRNEGVHAFVAQIRDQDESVLPNIHIADCGHKIGLNGVDNGRIWFQNVRVPRENLLNLVADVLPDGEYVSMIDNPDQRFAAFLSPLTLGRVNIAVNSVYISKVGLAIAVRYALSRRAFSITPDGPEMLLLDYPSHQRRLLPLLAKVCLMSSAGNFMKKMYVKRTPEASKAIHIYSSALKATLTWQNMTTLQECREACGGQGLKTENRVGIFKAEFDVQSTFEGDNNVLLQQVSKALYAEFIATQRKKKPFKGLGLEHLNGPCPIIPDSLTSGILRSSKFQMDLFCLRERNLLKQFTEDVSHHLAQGESREKALMLSYQIAEDLARAFTERTILQIFLEDEMNATAGSLKDVLGLLRSMYVMTCIDESASFLRYGYLSRDNVATVRKEVMTLCSNLRPHVLAIVSSFGIPDAFLSPLAFDWIEANALSSSSQ